Part of the Cydia pomonella isolate Wapato2018A chromosome 8, ilCydPomo1, whole genome shotgun sequence genome is shown below.
aactgagctacagctgtccgatgaagttaagtacttaggactaactctcgacaataaactcaattggaacaaccacatcaacaaacggatagacaaggcgggagttgtcttctggcagtgcagaaggatgattggtaagaggtggggactcaacccgaaaattaccctctggctctataagacgataatccgccccttactctgttacggtgctctggtttggtggccaagaacaaacctaggcaacgtacgagacaaactacagagacttcaaaggctcgcatgcgcggccaccactggctgcacgaggtctaccccgactgcagccatggaggtcatgctaaaccttccaccgctgcacctacacatacagcaagaggcctaGAGACCAagagtctctcagcggtaaggttgcgaaccctcaagatatggtctaacatcacaggagctcttcacacaaaatgcctggaaaaggtgtatgacgaatttccagtgcttaggtcaggcacggaccggattcacaaacaagctatcttcgataaaaggtacaaaatacagttatatgaggacgacaatcatgaaggactcaatccccgggagctgagaatcttcactgatgggtccaaaacagacagcggatcgggctctggaaccttctcagaagacctgaacatgtcgatcaccactccgctaggagcccataactcggtattccaagctgagtgcatgggcatcataaacgcggcggctgccatcactgcaaggaaggtagtaggatcctccatccgcatactctccgacagtagagcagtcttaatggctctaaatagccatatagttacatccaaacttatacacgaatgccacgaacgactaatggaggtatgtcataataacaagatcaccctacaatggatcaagggacacagtggatcccgaggtaacgatgctgcggacgagcttgccaggcaaggatcgaatgcgggggcgattggtccggaaccgattcttccgataccatttagcaaggtacgctcaatgctgctggcacgtacagggaaactacacacagaacactggctgaaccagactggatgcagacaggcaaaagaagccatgcctggcatcaacggaaaactcacaagggcgctcctgcaactagggaaggtccgactgagtatggtaaccagtgtcataacaggtcatggactatttaacaaacatcttttcacaacaggtgtcacagacagtcccctgtgccgaggttgcatggagacagaagaaatagcctctcacgtggtgctggaatgcagcggagtgactccatacagggctaaacatctcggatctccgagagacctccccgaggtcctactcaacatcaaaggtttgataggattcctcgaggagctgggctggcaggactagcccacccccaacatatcacgcaaaataggcgcaagtcgtcgagttgcggaaaaatcgcccgaatacaatacaatacaatacaatacaatacaatacaaggtgcgaccagaccgcagcttaaaaaacggtcacgatacggaatcgcagtgacgcgtcgtatgcgtaccgtttttgacgcatgctccccacaccgctgtttaaaaaacggtgacggtacggaatcgcagtgacgtgcttcacgcgaatcttttttgttcgcaaaacagttgcgtcttttacgtcaccggtacggtgtctgccatattaagatctccgtgtaatattttttgcgatttttacgcagttcaatttacggtgcgtcagcttattttaagcagcggtgtggcgagcatgcgtcatggacccgggtacgtccttaaactacgtccaaaagagaggcatgggcattgtgaatgtcatctcgctttgtgtggtagggcacagccagtgggtgtcattccagatccaaattttcttgcgtgattcggcattggtcccataataaaagttgttcagtatgacctgtaaagtcactgcgcagagtatggctggtggttaaaatttcatcttatacctatattcgacacaagtagtaagtacttacagaccaactatgatacacattttgcctgtatagtgatacatagtgaataaattaatacctgatttaaaaaataaaacaaaaataacaaatagcatgttatttaattcagtaatcactaatcagtcttaaacaatgaacatcatacttttaaattagacaacaaaatgtatatttatactgtgtttcgacttgaaagattttactgctttaaaacataagacaaacctaccaaccaaatgtataaaaaaaaatgttttttgtgattattattttcctataggtttcacgtaaatgtttgtaaaaaggaaataatctccataatataagctattagttgacacctcgatgaatacaatcggttaagtggttttcgagatacaccgccaaaaagaataggtccggacgccatctttgtgacgtcattactatcccctcccaccatttttccgctttactaccgcatgtacggtgatcaggagaaacgcccgaacacattgataccggttgtg
Proteins encoded:
- the LOC133520516 gene encoding uncharacterized protein LOC133520516, which encodes MRGHHWLHEVYPDCSHGGHAKPSTAAPTHTARGLETKSLSAVRLRTLKIWSNITGALHTKCLEKVYDEFPVLRSGTDRIHKQAIFDKRYKIQLYEDDNHEGLNPRELRIFTDGSKTDSGSGSGTFSEDLNMSITTPLGAHNSVFQAECMGIINAAAAITARKVVGSSIRILSDSRAVLMALNSHIVTSKLIHECHERLMEVCHNNKITLQWIKGHSGSRGNDAADELARQGSNAGAIGPEPILPIPFSKVRSMLLARTGKLHTEHWLNQTGCRQAKEAMPGINGKLTRALLQLGKVRLSMVTSVITGHGLFNKHLFTTGVTDSPLCRGCMETEEIASHVVLECSGVTPYRAKHLGSPRDLPEVLLNIKGLIGFLEELGWQD